AATAATCTGGAATATGAAGAAAAGGAAGAAATTACTCGTATTTTAAAGGAGGTCACCAATTTTATCCGTCCGTTTTCACCTTTGTTAGTGGACTACCAAGAATTTTTAATCAACATCGATGTCATTTCCGCGAAAGCGAAATACGCCCAATCGATGGATGCCATTCTTCCTGAAATTGCCGATGATAAAAGCATGTATTTGCGCGATGCGTATCACCCACTGCTTTATTTGAATAACTTAGAAAAAGGCGAAAAAACCTTTCCGCAAACCATTTCATTGGAAAACGAAAGTCGGATTATTGTTATTTCGGGCCCTAATGCCGGCGGAAAAAGTATCACCCTAAAAACCGTGGGCTTGTTGCAGGCCATGTTGCAAAGCGGTATGCTAATCCCCGTTCATGAGCGCAGTTCAGTCTGTATATTTGATAGAATCTTAAGCGATATTGGCGACAACCAATCTATTGAAAATCACTTGAGTACTTACAGCTACCGCTTAAAACAAATGAACTACTTCTTAAAAAAGTGCAATAAAAACACCTTGTTTTTAATTGACGAATTTGGCACCGGTAGTGACCCCGAGCTAGGTGGTGCTTTGGCCGAAACGTTTTTAGAAGAGTTTTACCACCGTGAGGCTTTTGGCATTATCACGACCCACTATTCCAATTTAAAAATGTTGGCCAATGAAATGCCTTTTATGCAAAACGCCAACATGCTGTTTGACGAGCGCAGTTTAGAACCCCTTTTTAAACTCGTTATCGGTCAAGCAGGAAGCAGTTTTACTTTCGAGGTGGCACAAAAAAACGGCATCCCTTTTAGTTTGATTAATCGTGCCAAAAAGAAGATTGAACGCAGTAAGGTACGTTTTGATCGCACTATTGCCAAACTTCAAAAAGAACGCAGTAAACTTGAAAAAACAGGTCAGTCACTAAAAGCCAACGAAAAGAAAAAAAGTGAGGAAGCCGAAAAACTAGAGGAAATAAACAATCGCATACAAAAGAAACTAGAAAGCTACCAAGAACTTTACGACAGCAACCAGCGCTTAATTTACCTGGGGCAAAAAGTGAACGATTTGGCCGAAAAATATTTTGAAAATAAGCAGAAAAAAATACTAATGTCTGAACTTTTTAAGTTAGTTCAGATTGAAAACTCCAAACGAAAACGTGTTTCAGCAAAACAAAAACGCGCTGAAAAAGCAAAAGAGAAAAAGGTTGTTCAAGAAGTTAAAAAGAAGGTAGAGGTTATTAGAAAAAAGAAAAAGGAAGAGAAGAAAAAAAACATACCTGCTCCCAAGCCAAAACCTAAACTAAAAGTGGGCGACCGTGTACGTCTGGAAGACGGACGTGCCATTGGCAGCATCGATAAAATTGAAAAAGACAAAGCTGTTGTAAACTATGGCATGTTTACTACCAACGTGAGTTTAGACCAATTGGAATTGGTTGAGGCCATAAAAAAGTAACAGCCAGCACCAAGTTGTTGAATCTAACAACACTTGAGGTACCGACTGCTTTTAATAAAACATACCTGTTAGTAAATACGCCATGCGTAAAAATAAGTACGCATATCAATATCTGGGTCTTCTGTTAGGTTTAGCCTAATATAATCATTATCACCATCCCCATCTTTATCCTTACCTTTTTGAACGTTCTTCAAAAGAATCTTCTCTTCTTTTTTGCCTAAATATTCGTTTGCAGAAAATCTGTCATCTTCGGTAAACTCTGCTGATAAAATAATATAATCCGTTTCTAAGTCTGGCATATACAACTCTATCTCTCGCGTATCATCATCAGATGGTATAGCCCAAAATGTATCTTCATCCACATTTATATAATTATTGGTTGTGCGTGTGTACGATACAAACCCCTTACGATTACCATTTTGATAAATGGCTGCATACATATTACCATGTAATTTAATATCATTGTCGCCATTACTATCAACCATTCTTAATCCATGAAGCTGTATGCCAAATTTTTGATAAGCCGGGTAGCAGGTTCTTATGTTATATTCACTGGACAATACCACATTGGCTATTGGGAAACCTTGCCTAATGTACCTAAGCGTATAACCGAGTGGGGCTCCTGGAGAATCGGAAGAATATTCCCCGCCTTCAGTGATATACTCATAAACCCCTTGGGGGCCGCTGACTACTTTTGCCGCATCACCAGACGACCCACCAATAACTAAAGCCTTTACCGTTGAACTATCCCAAAACGATTGGTATTGCCCTTCGCCGCCTGCATTTCCGCCACTAAAAGCAGCATTAAAGGCGGCTTGTGTATCGGTAAATTTAGAATTGGTTTCAACTGTATAGATAAGCATACGACCATATTTAACAGAGGAAACGATAACCGGGCTTATAGAGCTGAAACTTGGCAATTCACTAAAAAGTTCACCAGGGTTTTGCTTATCCTCAACAGTTAAATCAATGGTATAATAAACTTGTAAGTATTTAATAACATACTTATATTTTTTCTCTGAACTGCTAAAATTGAAAGAACCAGAAATACTATTTTTCCCTTTAGTATAACTGGCACCCAAAGCCACATTTAAATGCTCTTCAGAATACACTTCTTCTGTTGTAAAAAGCACCTCGGCCGAAGCCGAACCCGTAAGCCCCTGTTGCAACATATTTTTCACGCCCTCTCTAACAGTTGCCAAATTGGGATTTGCTATAACTGTAGACGGTTTACCATTTAAATTTTCTAAAGAAACCGACAATGTTATTGGCGTTCGGCCACCTGTAATTTCAATATATTCTCCCGTAGGGATTGATTCGCCTTTTAACATGGCTCCAGGATAAATAACATCACTGGTTGGGTCTAATAATGTCATTTCACTAAAGCCTGGGGACATTTTGTATTTTTTGACTACGCATTCATCCGTTAGCCCTTCTCGTTCTTTATTTACTTCTTCAATAAATTCCTGTCCAGATTCTTCCGGTTGTGCAAAATTGGTTAAGCTCGAAAGTAACTGGTTAACCTCTTCAATGGTTTCTTCTGAAACTGGACTGTCGTTAACACTTTCTGAACTGCACCCCAATAATACCAATAAAATAGTTGATAAAAGAAGTCCCCTAGCGAACTTTCCCCTTGTTAATAGCTGTGATTTCATAATTTCTTTGTTTTGTGATTCAACATGTTAAAATTATAGATGAACACGTCTGAAAACTAATTTTTGGTATGGACAAAGCATGGACACAAATCAAATATTACAGATATTTCATATATGGACACCACTTATAAACCGAAACACAAATAAACTCATAAAGAACTGATTTACCGTATATTAAATATGAAAAACACAAACAAATCAATCAACTAGATATGGACAGAATATAGACAAACAAGAGTTCCAAGACGTTTTAATTAGTTTCAAAAACAGAGTTTTATGCTTAATTTAGTAAAGCAAATCATTTTCATATGAAACTAAAAAACAAACTGTTCGCTTTGTGTTTAATCCTTTTTTACTTAGCAAGCTCTCAAAATAAAATGAATATCGATAGTCTTCTAAGTATATACAAGAGCCAACTTAACGATACATTGAAAGCTAAAACGGCAAATCATATTATCAACTATTATATGTACCATTCTCCCAAAAAGGCAAAAAAAATGGCCTTTAACCTCCTTAAACTATCAAAAGAGATTAACTATGAATCTGGAAAAAGTTTAGCGCTTTATCAATTGGGGGTTGTTTATAATAATTTTGATGCTTTAGATTCTGCAAAACATTATTACACCTCAAGTCTTAAAATTGCTAAAAAGCTTAAAAACCCAGTTTACATTTCCCAAATATATAGAGGGCTAGCTATTATTGAATTTTCGCAAGGCAACCTAAATAAAGCCGATAGCATCAATGATATGGACTTAATTCATGCCCAAAAACACAATGATTCTATTGGAATCGCGCTTGCTTATGATTTTAAGGGAACAATTAATCAAAATAAAGGCTATTATTCTATTGCT
This genomic stretch from Flavobacteriaceae bacterium GSB9 harbors:
- a CDS encoding DNA mismatch repair protein MutS, whose protein sequence is MINIHKKTLQDLEFPTVLQQVSEHCITPLGHERTLELSPYGTKEKLLFSLNLTNEYVSSFYNDNRIPNHGFDTIAKEIKLLKIENTFLEVHGLKKITAMSATVNELVSFLKKFEEYYPHLNTFASHIEVTKVLIEKINGIVDRFGDIKDNASALLYELRQSINKVKGKINASFSTALNTYHGLEYLDDIRETVVDNKRVLAVKAMYRRKVKGSIMGGSKTGSIVYIEPETTIQHTRELNNLEYEEKEEITRILKEVTNFIRPFSPLLVDYQEFLINIDVISAKAKYAQSMDAILPEIADDKSMYLRDAYHPLLYLNNLEKGEKTFPQTISLENESRIIVISGPNAGGKSITLKTVGLLQAMLQSGMLIPVHERSSVCIFDRILSDIGDNQSIENHLSTYSYRLKQMNYFLKKCNKNTLFLIDEFGTGSDPELGGALAETFLEEFYHREAFGIITTHYSNLKMLANEMPFMQNANMLFDERSLEPLFKLVIGQAGSSFTFEVAQKNGIPFSLINRAKKKIERSKVRFDRTIAKLQKERSKLEKTGQSLKANEKKKSEEAEKLEEINNRIQKKLESYQELYDSNQRLIYLGQKVNDLAEKYFENKQKKILMSELFKLVQIENSKRKRVSAKQKRAEKAKEKKVVQEVKKKVEVIRKKKKEEKKKNIPAPKPKPKLKVGDRVRLEDGRAIGSIDKIEKDKAVVNYGMFTTNVSLDQLELVEAIKK
- a CDS encoding thiol-activated cytolysin family protein produces the protein MKSQLLTRGKFARGLLLSTILLVLLGCSSESVNDSPVSEETIEEVNQLLSSLTNFAQPEESGQEFIEEVNKEREGLTDECVVKKYKMSPGFSEMTLLDPTSDVIYPGAMLKGESIPTGEYIEITGGRTPITLSVSLENLNGKPSTVIANPNLATVREGVKNMLQQGLTGSASAEVLFTTEEVYSEEHLNVALGASYTKGKNSISGSFNFSSSEKKYKYVIKYLQVYYTIDLTVEDKQNPGELFSELPSFSSISPVIVSSVKYGRMLIYTVETNSKFTDTQAAFNAAFSGGNAGGEGQYQSFWDSSTVKALVIGGSSGDAAKVVSGPQGVYEYITEGGEYSSDSPGAPLGYTLRYIRQGFPIANVVLSSEYNIRTCYPAYQKFGIQLHGLRMVDSNGDNDIKLHGNMYAAIYQNGNRKGFVSYTRTTNNYINVDEDTFWAIPSDDDTREIELYMPDLETDYIILSAEFTEDDRFSANEYLGKKEEKILLKNVQKGKDKDGDGDNDYIRLNLTEDPDIDMRTYFYAWRIY